GCCCAGGTAACTGAGAGCCAGCTTCAGACAGTGGGTAAAGGTGCTGTTTGAGGAATACAGGGAATTAGGGGAAGAGACATAGTCCCTTTTTATCTCAGGAAGTATTAATGGGTCTCTCTTAAATGTTTGGGCAATTATATAAGCTTCTGTGGGGTTAAGATGACCTCCAATTCCAGTGGAGACCTTGCTTCATTTCAGATGAGCTGCCCCAAAGACATGGGAGGGTAGGTACCCTATGTAGAAATTCAGCAGTCTGAGGGTGATCTGAGGTGACCTTGAACTGGGGAACCCTTACTTATACCCAATACCTTATGGTCCCTATATGATGCCCTCATCCTGAACAAATAGGAGCTAATAGATACGCCCCATCCTGGGACAGCTGGCCAACCTTGAATGCTCAATGACTTGGTCAGTCCCTTTAGTTTTATTACAGTATTTGCTGAGTTAAGTCAACCTCCAAGGTAGAGGTGCACATTTAGCTGATTTTTTCCCATTGGATTCCAGCCATTTATCCCCAGGGTTCCATGGACATGACCCCACAGGACTCTCTATTTCTTGAAGATAATCCCAACTTCTTTGATTATCCAGATTCAGCCAAGGACAAAATTCTGGCTGTCTCCAACTTCATTGGAGAGAAACCTGTTTACTTCACTTCAGATTCAGGTGCGGGTATTTGAGAAGCCCCTTCTTTCTGAACCTCAGGAACTCAGGATCTCAAGAGGTTATTCTCCCATAGACTTATGAGTGACAGTGTAAGCAAGTCatatttctctgaaacttttctctgcaaaatgggggtgatGCTACAGACCCGAGGGATTGTGGGAAAAAGTACTAGGAAAATTATAAGAATTTAAACTGGTACTATTCCTCAATGATCCCCATTCCTGACCCTAATTTTCCTAGATGTGCCCTTAAAGAAGACATTTGTAGAAAACTTTAAAAGGTTTACATTTTATGTACTAATACCTTATTTCTGGCAACCCTTTGAAATAGATATCCCTGTTTTACATGAGGAAAGGGGCTCAGAAAGTGAAGGGAATTTGCCTGGCTCAGGAAACTTGTGAACCTGACTGAACTTTTGACTCTGAAGTTTAAAATATCTgaattttcctcctctctcccaaaTAGGCTTCAAATCCAGATTCTTGCA
This sequence is a window from Sminthopsis crassicaudata isolate SCR6 chromosome 1, ASM4859323v1, whole genome shotgun sequence. Protein-coding genes within it:
- the C1H16orf92 gene encoding fertilization-influencing membrane protein isoform X1 — its product is MKLWLWLWLTGVWAVGAAIYPQGSMDMTPQDSLFLEDNPNFFDYPDSAKDKILAVSNFIGEKPVYFTSDSGFKSRFLHQILFGSFILLLIIILYQFFTHMSCQKGS
- the C1H16orf92 gene encoding fertilization-influencing membrane protein isoform X2, with the protein product MKLWLWLWLTGVWAVGAAIYPQGSMDMTPQDSLFLEDNPNFFDYPDSAKDKILAVSNFIGEKPVYFTSDSGVAKRDPKEIKNPPLLTAP